A region from the Lentisphaera profundi genome encodes:
- a CDS encoding extracellular solute-binding protein yields the protein MKKYLTVVIFLFFASCLTIFFLAMRKNTFLKELRIIPQNISLPPSFPISKEQWPENLVWENGSDQEIFSDSKATKGGTWNSSISSFPPNFRQVGPESNSGFRGFLDNNDMGLIEIHPVTQKIIPALASEWAVNEDRTMVYFKIDPDASWDDGVPVTADDFIFRLKAMRSPGIIAPWYNQYYSSMISDILKFGDKRIAIKLPSPMADTVLKAAMRPLPYHHYGALREIRKTYPLARAISYLERDHKEIPENILAIQKNHVQALEALSTEEEKPKEPSVEITVEDVEANWIKNHNWQIQPRTGPYNIDSYIKGKEVIFKRNQNWWAKDKKYFKNRYNVDFIRYSVIRDNNLAYEKFKLGYLDQFPLLLPNYWHSKAKYLDPIDRGYMQKIWFYTQKPEASYQISFNLDNPRLKDLNLRLGIIYSLNIQNLLDTVLYGDYERSETFHEGYGDYSNPNIKARRFDANKAVEYFKKAGYTKIGRDGIRVNDKDEKLRFKVLYAAPHHTERILALQNEAKKLGLQLDLDSFDSTAVFKAMLNKEHEIAWHGWGAGFRPQYRGQFHQTYAHKKQNNNLSNLDNTEVSEMIDKYRFALDTKTRIELAHQIEKALFELAPAVPTYKVPYFRQGLWRWVRYPSFIATPSSEMIMDDLGLFWIDTELKKEIQEKMVKKEIIYDIPPLIKNTFYRGKL from the coding sequence ATGAAAAAATATCTTACAGTTGTCATCTTCCTATTTTTTGCCTCTTGCCTAACTATCTTTTTTTTGGCCATGCGCAAAAATACCTTTTTAAAGGAACTTCGCATCATCCCTCAAAATATTTCTCTCCCTCCAAGCTTCCCTATCAGTAAAGAACAATGGCCCGAGAACTTAGTATGGGAAAATGGTAGTGATCAAGAAATCTTCTCGGACTCAAAGGCCACCAAAGGCGGAACTTGGAATAGCTCGATCTCTTCCTTCCCTCCTAATTTCCGTCAAGTTGGCCCCGAATCCAACTCAGGCTTTCGTGGCTTTCTAGATAATAATGATATGGGCCTCATTGAGATCCATCCCGTAACACAAAAAATCATCCCTGCCTTGGCCTCCGAATGGGCCGTCAATGAAGACCGCACCATGGTTTATTTTAAAATTGATCCCGATGCCAGTTGGGATGATGGCGTACCTGTAACCGCCGATGACTTTATTTTTCGACTTAAAGCCATGCGTTCACCAGGTATTATTGCGCCATGGTATAACCAATACTATTCCAGCATGATCAGTGATATACTCAAATTTGGCGACAAGCGCATTGCGATAAAACTCCCTTCTCCGATGGCCGACACTGTACTCAAAGCCGCCATGCGCCCCTTGCCTTACCATCATTATGGTGCTCTTCGCGAGATCCGCAAAACATACCCCCTTGCAAGAGCCATTTCTTATTTAGAGCGAGATCACAAAGAAATCCCTGAAAACATTTTAGCGATCCAAAAAAACCACGTGCAGGCTCTTGAGGCTCTAAGTACTGAAGAAGAAAAACCAAAAGAACCTTCAGTCGAAATCACCGTCGAAGACGTAGAAGCCAACTGGATAAAAAACCATAATTGGCAAATCCAACCGCGCACGGGTCCTTATAATATTGATTCATATATCAAAGGCAAAGAAGTCATCTTTAAGCGCAATCAAAATTGGTGGGCAAAAGATAAAAAATATTTCAAAAACCGCTATAATGTTGATTTCATTCGATACTCTGTCATTCGCGACAATAACCTAGCCTATGAAAAATTTAAACTTGGCTATCTCGATCAATTCCCCTTACTACTGCCGAATTACTGGCACTCAAAAGCCAAATACCTCGATCCTATTGATCGTGGTTATATGCAGAAAATCTGGTTTTATACTCAGAAACCAGAAGCCTCCTATCAAATAAGCTTCAACCTCGATAACCCTCGCCTCAAAGATCTGAACCTACGCTTAGGAATCATCTATTCACTCAATATTCAAAACTTGTTAGACACCGTTTTATATGGTGATTATGAAAGGTCTGAAACCTTCCATGAAGGCTATGGTGACTACTCTAACCCCAATATCAAGGCCCGGCGTTTTGACGCCAATAAAGCCGTAGAATACTTCAAAAAAGCAGGCTACACAAAAATTGGGCGAGATGGCATTCGAGTCAATGATAAAGATGAAAAACTTCGTTTTAAAGTCCTCTATGCCGCGCCCCATCATACCGAACGAATTCTTGCACTCCAAAACGAAGCAAAGAAACTTGGCTTACAATTAGACTTAGATAGCTTCGACTCAACTGCCGTCTTCAAGGCTATGCTCAATAAAGAGCATGAGATTGCATGGCATGGCTGGGGCGCCGGTTTTAGACCTCAATATCGTGGACAATTTCATCAAACTTATGCTCATAAGAAACAAAATAATAATTTATCCAATCTCGATAATACCGAAGTCAGTGAAATGATTGATAAATATCGTTTTGCCCTCGATACTAAAACTCGTATTGAGCTCGCCCATCAAATCGAAAAAGCTCTTTTTGAATTGGCTCCAGCCGTCCCCACCTACAAAGTCCCTTACTTTCGTCAAGGCTTATGGCGTTGGGTTCGCTACCCCTCTTTTATCGCAACTCCGAGTAGCGAGATGATTATGGATGATCTCGGCCTCTTTTGGATTGATACAGAACTTAAAAAAGAAATCCAAGAAAAAATGGTTAAGAAAGAAATCATTTACGACATCCCACCCCTCATCAAAAACACTTTTTATCGGGGTAAACTCTAA